One window from the genome of Bacillus alveayuensis encodes:
- a CDS encoding hypothetical protein (product_source=Hypo-rule applied; pfam=PF06782; superfamily=48678) produces MQQFITDGQTLKELEAELFSMLQKTYGEMFQQVLEWLDEEIAKQRDKKRYYLKDKRTVRIQTLFGEVEIRRNDYLDREKGDEARRNKGSRVGAREYPLFRSFVRNAYLSSVKSIERVLKKAKTVHASRMRGLENAYINQVI; encoded by the coding sequence ATGCAACAGTTTATCACAGATGGACAAACATTAAAAGAGTTAGAAGCAGAATTGTTTTCGATGTTACAAAAAACCTATGGAGAAATGTTTCAACAGGTATTGGAATGGCTGGATGAAGAGATAGCCAAGCAACGAGATAAAAAGCGTTATTACCTAAAAGATAAGCGAACGGTACGCATCCAGACACTCTTTGGGGAGGTGGAGATCCGACGCAATGACTATTTGGATCGTGAAAAAGGCGATGAAGCACGTAGGAACAAAGGTAGCAGAGTTGGTGCGAGGGAATATCCGTTATTTCGATCATTCGTCAGGAACGCCTATTTATCAAGCGTTAAAAGCATTGAAAGGGTTTTAAAAAAAGCGAAAACGGTGCACGCAAGCAGGATGAGAGGACTAGAAAACGCTTACATAAATCAAGTTATTTAA
- a CDS encoding hypothetical protein (product_source=Hypo-rule applied; superfamily=50118) yields the protein MVDKVRIGEHLGNIDVKDLDLMRNRLLFAMGF from the coding sequence ATGGTAGATAAAGTAAGAATTGGTGAGCATTTAGGGAATATTGACGTGAAAGATTTGGATCTTATGAGAAATCGTTTATTATTTGCAATGGGATTTTAA